One genomic window of Polyangium aurulentum includes the following:
- a CDS encoding YncE family protein, whose product MKARRAIAFSTALAGATSVAAPAAAWDSICYQWKDPTAPVSGLVASEIVPQSRGCEGIEAARGRWRDVEKNLDEHRRIFELAVKKAGLPGSILETQHLAVLTGQSSTYVDGAKGKVPTVDVRTLGTAKRAVFRSFALDELAQLPDFSYSLWDWARGNETCPLAPLPDFDGAQACHVFATHMGATNSNHFPPQSHAWFDHYHGLAMTRADECRKTRAAVWDAEPVDRQAATDARFAAFFRACEVEALAYEAVAQHYLHDSWSAGHMWERWGSTDIDRFPEVEAEGSDFEDWYWNNKLDKRVRKLVVAEIVAVSAGTIHGSDGPLFEKHLLGMLPSITLHDPMCYPDGDVKATIGASPFQVVGDLHLHDVLDGPPSHSDISPGSPILPYDSSLLDYQEKKLIDCAAGSVAAVFDKLKDDAMRFKPVLGAAQSEPPSFDAAECRAPRATNVAMHRGIDDTDLQPVAGEALKAIVDIPDSVEAKARNDYGRLRKAARVLAKREPEGDEMSRLYLDKKYEAEFCDGNEGGRCTMVTYTAEPGLYTMLGVQPNRCYAPPDPNNPSPECTVPSPVALGDFVDPALPTALPPPDPNNTGGALALAFHASRASQLCDVVTASDLDNLPKGLDDAEGGLESAVACETCAEWIAPFLRVGKDASSYDTTAEPLCHFMWAAPKVLPPYVYEPAVDTADPMALARRHCGCRGLVAATDAGLKRIQANAMADSVEMSQIGATVPVGSLPRDVVAASGGRLLVSNGAGQIVGVLGDTEIDLDGDAANGITRLTFSGISDLQGIAVTNVAGKELLLAAAPGTGELIAYDLGTNAPCDRFSVAQVAGQGAYDVAVSADGTTVWVSLRKTSPLSGALASLSLPALAQCNGTAAATVQWLATPGAAAGLGPMALSPDGSKLAVGGRLATLCPDQISTASGVTDIQVGCDRVFVLDVTTKTWRTFGNNTSLPTRPGRYPYGVAWFEDGIRLAFASFQGIDAGGVGDSGWPASAGFEKLPIGGTLRIADTSVPSYEGGGPGGPRYWTYNMPLNGYVVGPSVVVDRGASGGSGWVFVGTTSGRISAYGVAPHLASADPMWEANAADPETQLHIATNGSWYGGCYHGCPLSGKCPDVCPGGDIDPPGFGSLELGSSVRVLAAY is encoded by the coding sequence GTGAAGGCTCGACGTGCAATTGCATTCTCGACGGCGCTCGCCGGCGCTACCTCGGTCGCGGCGCCCGCTGCCGCGTGGGACTCGATCTGTTACCAATGGAAGGACCCAACGGCACCGGTGAGCGGGCTGGTCGCCTCCGAGATCGTGCCCCAAAGTCGCGGGTGCGAGGGGATCGAGGCGGCACGCGGAAGATGGCGTGACGTCGAGAAGAACCTCGACGAGCACCGCCGCATCTTCGAGCTTGCGGTCAAGAAGGCGGGACTGCCCGGCTCGATCCTGGAGACGCAGCACCTCGCCGTGCTGACGGGCCAGTCTTCGACGTACGTTGACGGTGCGAAGGGGAAAGTGCCGACAGTGGACGTGCGGACCCTGGGCACGGCAAAGCGCGCAGTGTTCCGGTCATTCGCATTGGACGAGCTGGCCCAGCTCCCCGATTTTTCGTACAGCCTCTGGGACTGGGCCCGCGGCAACGAGACGTGCCCTCTGGCGCCGCTGCCCGACTTTGACGGGGCTCAGGCGTGCCACGTGTTCGCGACGCACATGGGGGCGACGAACTCGAACCATTTCCCGCCGCAGAGTCACGCGTGGTTCGACCACTATCACGGACTCGCGATGACCCGCGCGGACGAGTGTCGCAAGACGCGTGCGGCTGTGTGGGACGCCGAGCCCGTCGATCGACAGGCGGCCACGGATGCTCGGTTTGCCGCATTCTTCCGCGCATGCGAGGTCGAGGCGCTCGCGTACGAGGCGGTCGCGCAGCACTACTTGCACGACTCGTGGAGCGCCGGCCACATGTGGGAGCGCTGGGGCTCGACCGATATCGACCGCTTCCCGGAGGTGGAGGCGGAGGGGAGCGATTTCGAAGATTGGTACTGGAACAACAAACTCGATAAACGCGTCCGCAAGCTTGTCGTCGCCGAGATCGTGGCGGTCTCGGCGGGCACGATCCACGGGTCCGATGGACCGCTGTTCGAAAAGCATCTGCTCGGCATGCTGCCATCGATCACGCTTCACGATCCAATGTGTTATCCAGACGGTGACGTCAAAGCCACGATTGGCGCCAGTCCGTTCCAGGTCGTCGGAGATCTGCACCTGCACGATGTGCTGGATGGGCCCCCCTCGCATTCCGACATCTCGCCAGGCTCCCCGATCCTACCGTACGACAGCAGCCTCCTCGACTACCAGGAGAAGAAGCTCATCGACTGCGCGGCGGGCTCAGTCGCCGCTGTGTTTGACAAGCTGAAGGATGATGCCATGCGCTTCAAACCGGTGCTCGGTGCTGCGCAGTCCGAGCCGCCGTCCTTCGACGCCGCGGAGTGCCGGGCGCCGAGGGCGACCAACGTTGCCATGCATAGGGGTATCGACGATACCGACCTGCAGCCCGTCGCGGGCGAAGCCCTCAAGGCCATCGTGGACATTCCCGACTCGGTCGAAGCGAAAGCTCGCAATGATTACGGCCGCCTCAGGAAGGCCGCGCGGGTGCTCGCGAAGCGAGAACCCGAAGGCGACGAGATGTCGAGGCTATACCTCGATAAAAAGTACGAAGCCGAGTTCTGTGACGGAAACGAGGGCGGAAGATGCACGATGGTCACGTACACGGCCGAGCCTGGCCTGTACACGATGCTGGGTGTCCAGCCGAACCGCTGCTATGCGCCGCCCGATCCAAACAACCCCAGCCCTGAGTGCACGGTGCCGTCGCCCGTGGCTCTAGGCGACTTCGTCGATCCGGCGCTCCCCACGGCGCTTCCTCCGCCTGACCCAAACAACACCGGCGGAGCACTGGCGCTCGCGTTCCACGCATCGCGCGCTTCCCAGCTCTGCGACGTGGTGACCGCCTCGGACCTCGACAACCTGCCGAAGGGCCTCGACGACGCCGAGGGTGGTCTCGAGTCTGCAGTCGCGTGCGAGACCTGCGCCGAGTGGATCGCGCCGTTCCTGCGTGTCGGGAAAGACGCGAGTAGCTACGACACGACGGCCGAGCCCTTGTGCCACTTCATGTGGGCAGCGCCGAAAGTTCTGCCGCCCTATGTTTACGAGCCGGCAGTGGACACGGCCGATCCGATGGCGCTGGCACGGCGCCATTGCGGCTGCCGCGGTCTCGTGGCCGCGACCGATGCAGGGCTCAAACGCATCCAGGCGAACGCGATGGCCGACAGCGTGGAGATGTCGCAGATCGGCGCGACGGTGCCCGTCGGCTCGCTGCCGCGCGACGTCGTCGCGGCGAGCGGTGGGCGTCTGTTGGTGTCCAACGGCGCGGGTCAGATCGTCGGTGTCCTCGGCGACACCGAAATCGATCTCGACGGCGATGCGGCCAATGGCATCACGCGCCTCACGTTCTCGGGAATCTCCGACTTGCAAGGGATTGCGGTCACCAACGTCGCCGGCAAAGAGCTGCTGCTAGCAGCGGCCCCTGGTACCGGCGAGCTGATCGCCTATGACCTCGGCACCAACGCTCCATGCGACCGCTTCTCGGTAGCCCAAGTGGCCGGCCAGGGCGCGTACGACGTCGCGGTGAGCGCGGACGGGACCACCGTCTGGGTCTCGTTGCGCAAAACGTCGCCGCTCAGCGGCGCGCTGGCATCTCTGAGCCTGCCCGCATTGGCGCAATGCAACGGGACCGCAGCGGCAACCGTTCAATGGCTGGCCACGCCGGGCGCTGCTGCGGGGCTCGGCCCCATGGCGCTCTCGCCCGACGGCTCGAAGCTGGCCGTCGGCGGTCGATTGGCCACGCTGTGCCCCGACCAGATCTCCACCGCCAGCGGCGTAACAGATATCCAGGTGGGCTGTGATCGTGTCTTCGTGCTGGATGTCACCACGAAGACGTGGAGAACTTTCGGCAATAACACGAGCCTCCCGACGCGCCCCGGCCGATACCCCTACGGGGTGGCGTGGTTCGAGGACGGCATCCGTCTCGCTTTCGCGTCATTCCAGGGGATCGATGCAGGAGGCGTCGGGGATAGCGGCTGGCCAGCAAGCGCAGGCTTCGAGAAACTGCCCATTGGCGGCACCCTGCGCATCGCCGACACGTCCGTACCCAGCTACGAAGGCGGGGGCCCTGGCGGTCCGCGGTATTGGACATACAACATGCCGCTCAACGGATACGTCGTCGGTCCGTCGGTTGTCGTTGACCGGGGTGCATCCGGTGGATCCGGCTGGGTATTCGTGGGCACGACGTCCGGACGGATCTCGGCGTATGGCGTCGCGCCGCACCTCGCGTCGGCTGACCCCATGTGGGAGGCGAACGCAGCCGACCCCGAGACGCAGCTGCACATCGCGACGAACGGGAGCTGGTACGGCGGCTGCTACCACGGGTGCCCTCTGTCCGGCAAGTGCCCCGACGTCTGTCCGGGCGGCGACATTGACCCGCCAGGGTTCGGTTCACTCGAGCTGGGATCCAGCGTGCGCGTGCTAGCCGCCTATTGA
- the istB gene encoding IS21-like element helper ATPase IstB has translation MSVDLVHARVVESLTRLRLGYVAERLDALLAEAARTEPTYLDFLDNLLRQEADSKQRKRIAMGIQIAHFPAVKTLEEFDFKFQPSVDHKLVRELATGRFIAQAENVLVFGPPGVGKTHLAIALGRAVVEAGHSVLFTSATALLATLSRAETEGQLAERLLFYTKPKLLIVDELGYLPFERRSAHLFFQLVARRYEKSSTMITTNQVVTQWGTVFGDEVIAAAILDRLLHHSHTLMISGESYRLKQKKKAGLLGGSVSPAK, from the coding sequence GTGAGCGTCGATCTCGTGCACGCCCGCGTGGTCGAGAGCCTGACGCGGCTGCGCCTGGGTTACGTCGCCGAGCGGCTGGATGCGCTCCTGGCCGAAGCCGCGCGCACCGAGCCGACGTATCTCGACTTCCTCGACAATCTGCTGCGCCAGGAGGCGGACTCGAAGCAGCGCAAGCGCATCGCGATGGGGATCCAGATCGCGCACTTCCCTGCGGTGAAGACGCTGGAAGAGTTCGACTTCAAGTTCCAGCCCTCGGTGGACCACAAGCTGGTGCGGGAGCTGGCCACGGGTCGCTTCATTGCGCAGGCGGAAAACGTGCTCGTCTTCGGACCTCCGGGGGTCGGCAAGACGCACCTGGCGATCGCGCTGGGCAGGGCCGTTGTGGAGGCAGGGCACTCGGTGCTGTTCACGAGCGCGACGGCGCTGCTCGCGACGCTGTCGAGAGCCGAGACCGAGGGACAGCTCGCCGAGCGATTGTTATTCTACACGAAGCCGAAACTGCTCATCGTGGACGAGCTCGGCTACTTGCCTTTCGAGCGCAGGAGCGCGCATCTGTTCTTTCAGCTCGTAGCCAGGAGGTACGAAAAAAGCAGCACGATGATCACGACGAACCAGGTGGTGACGCAGTGGGGGACGGTCTTCGGCGACGAGGTGATCGCTGCCGCGATCCTCGACCGGCTCCTCCACCACAGCCACACGCTGATGATCTCAGGAGAGAGTTATAGGCTGAAGCAGAAAAAGAAGGCCGGACTGCTCGGCGGGAGCGTCTCTCCCGCAAAGTGA
- the istA gene encoding IS21 family transposase, with translation MVEPEIIRQIRDLAARGWGAKRIARELEVARNTVKRYLRGGPEAEVQVRPGRRCLDDDGRAEARQLYAGLAGGNAVVVARELRQRGVEASVRTVQRVVADQRRERFAADAASVRFETDPGQQMQIDFGQKVVRIGGTPTRVHLLVAVLCHSRRLFVKAFLGERQDDWREGIAAAFRHFGGVPRTMLGDNARALVVSRDRETGTVTFHPAYVAFCRDWGVTPRACQPYRARTKGKTESGVKYVKRNGLAEREFASFAALEAHLAAWMVEADQRIHGTTHEPPIVRFERDERQALRPLPARPMPVREQRLRRRVANDALVDVDTVRYSVPHRLVRETVEVALGEHEVRIYRGAELVARHERSFEPYARIIDKAHYAGLWRTQSAPVATASPPSPLEAMGRRLSDYAAVLEEAAS, from the coding sequence ATGGTGGAGCCGGAGATCATCCGGCAGATCCGCGATCTGGCCGCCCGCGGCTGGGGCGCCAAGCGGATCGCCCGTGAGCTGGAGGTGGCCCGCAACACGGTAAAACGCTACCTGCGGGGCGGCCCCGAGGCCGAGGTGCAGGTTCGTCCGGGCCGCCGCTGTCTTGACGACGACGGCCGCGCCGAGGCCCGACAACTCTATGCGGGCCTGGCCGGCGGCAACGCCGTCGTCGTCGCGCGAGAGCTACGGCAGCGCGGCGTCGAGGCCAGCGTGCGCACGGTCCAGCGCGTCGTTGCCGACCAGCGACGTGAGCGGTTCGCAGCGGATGCGGCCAGCGTGCGCTTCGAGACGGACCCTGGCCAGCAGATGCAGATCGACTTTGGTCAAAAAGTGGTCCGCATCGGCGGTACGCCCACGCGAGTCCACTTGCTCGTGGCGGTGCTATGCCATTCTCGACGGCTCTTCGTCAAGGCATTTCTAGGCGAGCGTCAGGACGATTGGCGCGAGGGGATCGCCGCAGCTTTCCGCCACTTCGGGGGCGTGCCGCGCACGATGCTCGGCGACAATGCCCGCGCCCTGGTCGTGAGCCGCGACCGCGAGACGGGCACGGTGACGTTCCACCCGGCCTACGTGGCCTTCTGCCGCGATTGGGGCGTCACGCCGCGCGCCTGCCAGCCCTACCGCGCGCGCACCAAGGGCAAGACCGAGTCCGGCGTCAAGTACGTCAAGCGCAATGGTCTGGCCGAGCGCGAGTTCGCCTCGTTCGCGGCGCTCGAGGCGCACCTCGCGGCCTGGATGGTCGAGGCTGACCAGCGCATCCACGGCACCACGCACGAGCCGCCCATCGTGCGCTTCGAGCGCGACGAGCGGCAAGCCCTGCGCCCGCTGCCCGCGCGCCCCATGCCCGTGCGCGAGCAACGCCTGCGCCGCCGCGTCGCCAATGATGCGCTCGTCGACGTCGATACGGTCCGCTACAGCGTCCCGCATCGGCTCGTGCGCGAGACCGTCGAGGTCGCCCTCGGCGAGCACGAGGTGCGCATCTATCGCGGTGCCGAGCTCGTCGCGCGGCACGAGCGGTCGTTCGAGCCGTACGCGCGCATCATCGACAAGGCCCACTACGCGGGCCTATGGCGCACGCAGTCCGCGCCCGTGGCCACCGCGTCGCCCCCGAGCCCGCTGGAGGCCATGGGCCGGCGGCTTTCCGATTACGCAGCCGTGCTCGAGGAGGCGGCCTCGTGA
- a CDS encoding multicopper oxidase family protein has translation MSFKLVLFAAGLTLAPFALGCADEALPSQPAGWDSAVTLREAVDKNPDPAIVEVDLSARPSDLEILPGTTTPAWTYDGGLPGPFIRAKLGDRVIVHFKNELPSPTTVHWHGIRVPANMDGTPGHSQPDTLPGESFTYDFVASDPGLYWYHPHVDSAVQVGNGLYGPLLVDDPGEGEKLGDELVLVLSDMAIAEDGSLEDPKTGGNFGTLFGREGNVLLVNGRVDPTIEARAGLRQRWRIVNAAKSRYYYLAIAGHEFTRIGGDGGWMEHPVETDKLLLTPGERADVLVEPRGAPGSTLSVRWVPYDRGYGTTFNRPEEEVFRIHLTNEPAAEAAPLPTIARSIEALDTAGAKPVKLTLTQSELNGEVVMGINGVPSWEANPLMAAVGETEVWTIDNTMEFDHPFHLHGFFFQPLDESGAPIRPIEWKDTLNVAVDGTSRFAVKYDNRPGMWMFHCHILDHADAGMMGMVQLQQ, from the coding sequence ATGTCGTTCAAGCTCGTGCTCTTCGCCGCAGGTCTCACCCTCGCCCCCTTCGCGCTCGGCTGCGCGGACGAGGCGCTCCCGTCCCAGCCCGCGGGCTGGGATTCCGCGGTCACCCTCCGGGAGGCCGTGGACAAGAACCCCGATCCCGCGATCGTCGAGGTCGACCTCTCGGCGCGCCCGTCGGATCTCGAGATCCTGCCTGGGACGACCACGCCGGCGTGGACCTACGACGGCGGGCTTCCGGGTCCGTTCATCCGCGCCAAGCTGGGCGATCGGGTGATCGTGCATTTCAAGAACGAGCTGCCCTCGCCCACCACGGTTCACTGGCACGGCATACGGGTGCCTGCGAACATGGACGGCACGCCCGGGCATAGCCAGCCCGACACGCTGCCCGGCGAGAGCTTCACCTACGATTTCGTCGCGAGCGACCCGGGGCTGTACTGGTATCACCCGCACGTCGATTCGGCGGTGCAAGTGGGCAATGGTCTTTACGGGCCGCTGCTCGTCGATGATCCGGGCGAGGGGGAGAAGCTCGGCGACGAGCTGGTGCTCGTGCTGAGCGACATGGCGATCGCGGAGGACGGTTCGCTGGAGGATCCGAAGACGGGCGGCAATTTCGGCACGCTGTTCGGGCGGGAGGGCAACGTGCTGCTCGTCAATGGGCGGGTGGATCCGACGATCGAGGCGCGGGCGGGGCTGCGGCAGCGCTGGAGGATCGTCAATGCGGCGAAGAGCCGCTACTACTACCTGGCGATCGCGGGGCACGAGTTCACGCGCATCGGCGGCGACGGCGGGTGGATGGAGCATCCGGTCGAGACCGACAAGCTTCTGCTGACTCCGGGCGAGCGCGCGGACGTGCTGGTGGAGCCGCGCGGCGCGCCGGGCTCGACGCTCTCGGTGCGCTGGGTGCCGTACGATCGTGGTTACGGGACGACCTTCAACCGCCCGGAGGAGGAGGTTTTTCGTATCCATCTGACCAACGAGCCCGCGGCGGAGGCTGCGCCCTTGCCGACGATTGCGAGGAGCATCGAGGCGCTCGACACGGCGGGGGCGAAGCCTGTGAAGCTGACGCTCACGCAGAGCGAGCTGAACGGCGAGGTGGTGATGGGAATCAATGGCGTGCCGTCCTGGGAGGCGAACCCATTGATGGCGGCGGTGGGCGAGACGGAGGTGTGGACGATCGACAACACGATGGAGTTCGACCATCCGTTCCATCTGCACGGCTTCTTCTTCCAGCCGCTCGACGAGAGCGGGGCGCCGATCCGGCCGATCGAGTGGAAAGACACGCTGAACGTGGCGGTGGACGGCACGTCACGGTTTGCGGTGAAATACGATAACAGGCCGGGGATGTGGATGTTTCATTGCCACATCCTGGATCATGCGGACGCAGGCATGATGGGGATGGTGCAGTTGCAGCAGTGA
- a CDS encoding endonuclease/exonuclease/phosphatase family protein gives MTNDELSTSEMKVLQHNLTHLQGEWDAAISAIEKWEKESGGPVVATLQEVCFDTQYKPVFEKKKSTWLMDFHPVKGAKAGGRMQARANEVCPNPDGSPASEGHVIIYTGKRTGADGTDHFNRSFNPDYADRMMDWGMVCAKFPWHGLEVVACSTKLVMGIEANDLPENLRIKQAKYLDDFAREQRSKGWYVVIAGDMNTSPGKEEMDFLYKKNGKGIFCEADEKGQCTGRGGQVTSGNGNKLDYVFFQVNRFQSATLAVRESPSDHKRLKAKAKISLGNDSASYRADDDPPPPQPPPPPACTENECWRATLGVGTYEEPNVSDPSNKSLDRIVFDRKFYINVHADVRAAAEASVAMKGGTIYQYGEWHWLHHGIAEGRMGSATFDPIAYMNWNPDVSAAYGWNNYQAAINHYMNNGRFEGRRASVFFDASTYYNRYGDLQAALGWNPSALLNHFHNNGMQEGRQASGEFAPAWYLGVNPDVRDVYGENNYRGGMYHWLAYGRAAGRPGAP, from the coding sequence GTGACCAACGACGAGCTGTCCACCAGCGAGATGAAGGTCCTCCAGCACAACCTCACGCACCTGCAGGGGGAGTGGGATGCGGCGATCTCCGCCATTGAAAAATGGGAAAAGGAGAGCGGTGGTCCGGTGGTCGCCACCCTTCAGGAGGTCTGCTTCGACACGCAGTACAAGCCCGTCTTCGAGAAGAAAAAGTCGACCTGGCTGATGGACTTTCACCCGGTGAAGGGCGCCAAGGCGGGCGGAAGAATGCAGGCCCGAGCGAACGAGGTCTGTCCCAACCCCGACGGCAGCCCCGCGTCGGAGGGTCACGTCATCATCTACACGGGCAAACGCACCGGCGCGGACGGCACCGATCACTTCAACCGCAGCTTCAACCCCGACTACGCAGACCGCATGATGGACTGGGGAATGGTGTGCGCCAAGTTCCCCTGGCATGGCCTCGAGGTGGTGGCGTGCTCGACCAAGCTCGTCATGGGGATCGAAGCGAACGACCTGCCGGAGAACCTCCGCATCAAGCAGGCCAAGTACCTCGACGATTTCGCGCGGGAGCAGCGGAGCAAGGGCTGGTACGTGGTGATCGCCGGTGACATGAACACGAGCCCCGGCAAGGAGGAGATGGACTTCCTCTACAAGAAGAACGGCAAGGGCATCTTCTGCGAGGCCGACGAGAAGGGCCAATGCACGGGGCGGGGCGGGCAGGTGACGTCCGGAAATGGCAACAAGCTCGACTACGTCTTCTTCCAGGTGAACCGCTTTCAGAGCGCGACCCTCGCCGTTCGGGAGTCTCCGTCCGACCACAAGCGGCTCAAGGCCAAGGCGAAGATCAGCCTCGGCAACGACAGCGCCTCGTACCGGGCCGACGATGATCCGCCGCCGCCCCAGCCGCCCCCTCCGCCTGCATGCACGGAGAACGAATGCTGGCGCGCCACCCTCGGGGTGGGGACGTACGAGGAACCGAATGTCTCCGATCCCAGCAACAAGTCGCTCGACCGGATCGTCTTCGACCGGAAGTTCTACATCAACGTGCACGCGGACGTCCGGGCAGCCGCAGAGGCCTCGGTCGCGATGAAGGGCGGCACCATTTACCAGTACGGGGAATGGCACTGGCTCCACCACGGCATCGCGGAAGGCCGCATGGGCTCGGCGACATTCGACCCGATCGCGTACATGAACTGGAACCCCGACGTGAGTGCGGCCTACGGATGGAACAATTACCAGGCCGCCATCAACCACTACATGAACAACGGGAGGTTCGAGGGCCGGCGCGCGTCGGTGTTCTTCGATGCGTCCACGTACTACAATCGGTACGGCGATCTCCAGGCCGCGTTGGGCTGGAATCCGTCAGCCCTGCTCAATCATTTCCACAACAACGGCATGCAGGAAGGCCGGCAAGCTTCTGGGGAGTTCGCTCCCGCCTGGTACCTGGGCGTCAACCCGGACGTGCGAGACGTGTACGGCGAGAACAATTACCGCGGCGGGATGTATCACTGGCTGGCGTACGGCCGAGCCGCTGGCCGTCCTGGCGCGCCCTGA
- a CDS encoding AAA family ATPase: protein MRHDDVLDQLAAAACRGLPGPDGGVRPLLEKLFGSRYNRRHFTPTAIRDAYALASASGDEVIPFAGLVHPDNPAIGLHGGTSVVWFPTADHGSLIAFAAGGKGVAPDEAILGRPGHRRRVASLRRYLARRGIEAWTKPDPTALGVAVPKVVERRFPGFERIFQRVGGVMYCCARLPRDPESARFVLQAFFDLYAFERGYQPVKAWEPEQASLLAALRGDLFPRVTASEVDSLLRKRRFVILEGPPGTGKSRLAEELRRAHFGGRGMTVQLHPSFTYEDFVVGSDGATGAQRGVLLKAIEAAARGPFLLHLDEIGRADLSQVLGEAIYLFEPAEVGGPHARRVRLPRPVDGREEIALPETLYVLATMSSAHRGPTRPDLAIRRRFAFVTLPPDRGVVTENAPPLAARVFDMIADAFVEHAPDGVLDLMPGHAYFLARSEAELLERIRFELIPLLDEYLGQGVLGPSSHELAAVRNELDDIVEAHGFSA from the coding sequence GTGCGACACGACGACGTCCTCGACCAACTCGCCGCCGCCGCCTGTCGCGGCCTGCCCGGGCCCGACGGCGGCGTGCGGCCGCTGCTCGAGAAGCTCTTCGGATCCCGCTACAACCGCCGCCACTTCACGCCCACGGCCATCCGCGACGCGTACGCCCTCGCGAGCGCCAGCGGCGACGAGGTGATCCCCTTCGCGGGCCTGGTCCACCCGGACAACCCCGCCATCGGGCTGCACGGGGGTACGAGCGTCGTCTGGTTTCCGACGGCCGATCACGGCAGCCTCATCGCGTTCGCCGCGGGGGGCAAGGGCGTGGCGCCGGACGAGGCGATCCTCGGGCGGCCGGGGCACCGGAGGCGCGTGGCCTCGCTGCGGCGCTACCTCGCGCGGCGCGGCATCGAGGCCTGGACCAAGCCCGATCCCACGGCGCTCGGGGTGGCCGTGCCCAAGGTGGTCGAGCGGCGTTTTCCGGGCTTCGAGCGCATCTTCCAGCGCGTCGGGGGCGTGATGTACTGCTGCGCGCGGCTGCCGCGCGATCCCGAGAGCGCGCGCTTCGTGCTGCAGGCCTTCTTCGATCTCTACGCGTTCGAGCGCGGCTATCAGCCGGTGAAGGCGTGGGAGCCCGAGCAGGCGTCGCTGCTCGCGGCGCTGCGGGGCGATCTGTTCCCGCGCGTCACGGCGAGCGAGGTCGACTCGCTGTTGCGCAAGCGGCGCTTCGTGATCCTCGAGGGCCCGCCCGGCACGGGCAAGAGCCGCCTCGCGGAGGAGCTGCGGCGCGCCCATTTCGGCGGGCGGGGCATGACCGTGCAGCTCCACCCGTCGTTCACGTACGAGGACTTCGTGGTCGGGTCCGACGGCGCGACGGGGGCGCAGCGCGGGGTGCTGCTCAAGGCGATCGAGGCGGCCGCGCGCGGGCCGTTTCTGCTGCACCTCGACGAGATCGGGCGCGCGGATCTGAGCCAGGTCCTCGGCGAGGCCATCTATCTGTTCGAGCCTGCGGAGGTGGGCGGGCCGCACGCGCGGCGGGTTCGTCTGCCGCGTCCGGTGGATGGCCGGGAGGAGATCGCGCTGCCCGAGACGCTGTACGTGCTGGCCACGATGAGCTCGGCGCACCGGGGTCCGACGCGCCCCGATCTCGCGATCCGGCGCCGCTTCGCGTTCGTGACCTTGCCGCCGGATCGGGGCGTGGTGACCGAGAACGCGCCCCCGCTCGCGGCGCGGGTGTTCGACATGATCGCCGATGCGTTCGTCGAGCACGCGCCCGACGGGGTGCTCGATCTGATGCCGGGTCACGCGTATTTTCTGGCGCGGAGCGAGGCGGAGCTGCTCGAGCGCATCCGGTTCGAGCTGATCCCGCTGCTCGACGAGTACCTCGGCCAGGGCGTCCTGGGCCCGTCGTCGCACGAGCTGGCGGCCGTGCGCAACGAGCTGGACGATATCGTGGAAGCCCACGGGTTTTCTGCGTAG